The sequence TGATTGTCCACAGGATCACTGGACAGCTGCTTATGAGGCTTTTGTACTGGAGTTTTCTTGCAGGTCACAGGCTCCTTCGGGTCTTCCTCGCTGTCTGACGATAACCGTATTGACTTTTTAGACTTTCTGCAagatgagaaaaaaagtcaatgATATTCTGTAAAAGGAACGACCTGTTTTGAGTGATTGGTGATTAAAATGATGTTTTACTCTTTATTTCTGAAGTTAAACAGCCAGGTTTTATAAAAAGGAACAGCACAATGTGTACAAGTAGAGAGAAacttttaactgcaaaatgctAAATCACTACTAATGCCTTAAGCTGTTATCTGGTTTAAACTTGTACACTGTGGTTTTAAGTGAGCAGTGTCTGTGTTTCTTCATTGGCTACCAATAATGTCATGAGCTTAAAAGCACTgtatagggagtgcagaattattaggcaagttgtatttttgaggaataatgttattattgaacaacaaccatgttctcaatgaacccaaaaaactcattaatatcaaagctgaatgtttttggaagtagtttttagtttgtttttagttttagctattttagggggatatctgtgtgtgcaggtgactattactgtgcataattattaggcaacttaacaaaaaacaaatatatacccatttcaattatttatttttaccagtgacaccaatataacatctccacattcacaaacatacatttctgacactcaaaaacaaaacaaaaacaaatcagcgaccaatatagccacctttctttgcaaggacactcaaaagcctgccatccatggattctgtcagtgttttgatctgttcaccatcaacattgcgtgcagcagcaaccacagcctcccagacactgttcagagaggtgtactgttttccctccttgtaaatctcacatttgatgatggaccacaggttctcaatggggttcagatcaggtgaacaaggaggccatgtcattagtttttcttcttttataccctttcttgccagccacgctgtggagtacttggacgcgtgtgatggagcattgtcctgcatgaaaatcatgtttttcttgaaggatgcagacttcttcctgtaccactgcttgaagaaggtgtcttccagaaactggcagtaggactgggagttgagcttgactccatcctcaacccgaaaaggccccacaagctcatctttgatgataccagcccaaaccagtactccacctccaccttgctggcgtctgagtcagactggagctctctgcccattaccaatccagccacgggcccatccatctggcccatcaagactcactctcatttcatcagtccataaaaccttagaaaaaccagtcttgagatatttcttggcccagtcttgacgtttcagcttgcgTGTCTTGTtcaccttggccatgtctctgagtattgcacaccttgtgcttttgggcactccagtgatgttgcagctctgaaatatggccaaactggtggcaagtggcatcttggcagctgcacgcttgacttttctcagttcatgggcagttattttgcgccttggtttttccacatgcttcttgcgaccctgttgactattttgaatgaaacgcttgattgttcgatgatcacgcttcagaagctttgcaattttgagactgctgcatccctctgcaagatatctcactatttttgacttttctgagcctgtcaagtccttcttttgacccattttgccaaaggaaaggacgttgcctaataattatgcacacctgatatagggtgttgatgtcattagaccacaccccttctcattacagagatgcacatcacctaatatgcttaattggtagtaggctttcgagcctatacagcttggagtaagacaacatgcatgaagaggattgatgtggacaaaatactcatttgcctaataattctgcactccctgtatataaatgtttcaataaataacttcttcataaaaaaacaaaatatgtgggGGATACACTATCATTGCAAAAAGGATCAGGTCTTAAACCATGATGTAGATACAGAGATTTAAGAATACGAAGCAATACAATAGAAGAAAGATGAGGAATCAAAGACAAAATTATTTTTGATGCAATAGTTTTTTGTAGAGGCTGGCTAGACTTTCAACGAGTATGATTAGATCTGGGAAAAGTACAAATGAGAGTCAATGATGCCACAAAGCTGTTAACCAACTTTAAgtttataaataaatttataagtcacttttgagaaaatgtacATGAGGCAGCAAGCCAAACTGGAAGGCCCAAAGCTTTGAGCATAGAGTGATCAAATTTCTCGAGGTCCCTACAAGCATCCTGCTTGAGTTGCTTGATCTGTTCATGGTCTGAGATTTGCATCATAGCATCTTCTGATGGATTTCTCAGATAtcattgctttttgtttgttgtcaATTGAGAACCTTTGGTTGGAGAGCTTTCCTTTGATGATGGACTCTGACCCTTGACTTTGCAGGGTCAGAGTGCATTTTCCAAGGTGTTCTTCCAGGGATTTCTTTGTTGTCTTCAGTAATCTTAAATGGGTCTCTGATGAAGCTAGTTCtttcatgcatttttctttttctgagctAATCTTAGTCTTTTGCACGTCTCTTCTGTTggaattcttttttctttctctccattaATTCACACTTTTCTGCTCCATAGTTTGAAATGATTCCATCCAGCCTCTTAAGCTACAATGTATATTAAGACGATTGCTTTGGTGTCATATACATCGTAGGTAAGAGTAATTCATTTTGAAATCTAAAAATCTATAACCGTTTTTCAATGTTTTCAGTTAATGTGCAGCACAGCAAACATCAGAAAAATAAGTTATTGTTAATGTTCTCCAAAGTAGATCTTTAGCTATAAGACATGTCAAGCCTGTATAAAGTGAAGCTGTACATATGGACTTGCCATGCTTGATAAAGTATTTAACAAGTTACAGTGTTCCCCATCTGTAATTTCACTGCTGTTATCTTTGtggccaataaaaaaaaatcaaagtaaatcaCTTATCTTACACTCAAGATGAACACTTGAACATATGACGTCTATCTATTCATAGCCAAAACTACTGGTGTTATCTCTACTCACTTCTTTGAATAGGAGTTGTTGCTGAGTTGAGCAGAATCCTTGTGAGGAGTGGAGCTTGTCTGAGGAACAGAGTGCAGAGGGAGCAGACTGGGAGAGACCTTCACTGAAGGCTCTGAGAGCTTCTGTGGTTCTCCTTCACTGTCTGATGACGACTGTTTTGACTTGTTGATGTTTCTGTTAGACAAGAGTTAGACTGTTAGACTATTATCttcaaaatgtaacatttgcTTTGACTGGAGATCTGAAAGATACTATACTGTTTATCTGTAGTGTTTAATATATGTGTTTTTAAGcaccaaataaaacaaagagtaattctaattaaaaaaacaattactATTAACTAAATGACATCATCAAATACACAAAAGTGTAATTTGAATTCTCTTTGAAAGTGAGTCCTGTTCACTTGCACTGAACCCTCACATTAGAGAGGAGGGGGAAACATAAGAGAGTGAGGATAGTTTAGAGTTCTGAGCTTCATGTCTCATGTGTTTTACTACACGCTGTCGGTTCTGAGTTACATAAATTTCATGAGGCTCTGTGCTGACATCCATATGCCTGCCAATGATTTGTGACTGTCTGGACATGTCTGTGAAAACATTATAGAACATCAACTACGCACACACCCTTCAGTCAGACTTCAAAGAACTAAAACAGGAATAACTATTCATTCATTGTGTGGACAGTTGTCTGAGTCACCGTGGGCAACCGAGTATAATAGCTGCTTTAACTAGTTTATTGTTAAGTGTAAGTTGACCTGAGTAACTTTTATTAGCATTAATATTGAGCTAGCTTAAAACAAGGAGATACAGTCAATAATTACAAACAAACTGACAATACATGAATGCATATTTGCTCTAACGACGGTGAAGTCTTTCTGGTTATTGTTAAGAGTTCTAATATTTTACCTGGTGGGTGAACTACTGGACTGGTTATGACGTTTCACACTAACTGCTGTGCTGGCCACAGAATGAGGAGAGTCCTCCTCACTCTCTGCTGACAACTCAGCAAAACTAGTTGAAACTctgtaaacaaaagcaaaaaaaaaggtttaatgcCATACACTGATTAAACAAATACTAAAAGTAAGCTGAAATGCAAAACCTTACAACCTTGTAAGAAAATAGTGCCTACTAATCATTttcctggaaaagaaaaaaacaaatataagtaCCTCCTGTTAATTCTGTTGGTCCTTCTGTGGCGTTTTGGTGCTGGTATGGAAACTTCTTGGTCAGTAACTGGACACTGTGAGTCTCTTTTATTTGACAGAGCCAGTGTCTGTGGTGCTTCTTCTACTCTGGCCTCGGTCTCTAGTTCCTCTGAAACCTTTGAGCACTGTGAACTTGCCTGACTATCTGGTTCCATCACCAGCCGAGACAGAGTGTAAAGCTGTCCGTTCCATGGCACAGAAGTTGTCTTTGAGAGCGAACTTTCCTGAGTTTGTGGAACAGCATCTGCTTGTGGTGGTTGGTCTGCCGGTGAAGCTTCCATGGGGCTGCCTGAGTCTCTCTGAAATAACACTTCCTGCTCCAAGTCCAAATTGGTGTCCATTTTAGGATCAGGTGAGAGTTGCAGACACATATGCTCGCTTTCCTGGTCCTCTGTCTCCACTTCTTCCTCCAGCTGAGAAAACATTCTCTCATTTAATCCTGTAGCCAAGGCTTTGTAGGCTGCTTCTAGCCTGGTCCTCTGGATAGTTGAATGCTTGCTGGAAATTAAGATGCAGACAAGGAAAAGGGGCTGAAAAGGGATGTCTCGCCACATATTTAACTTTTCACACTCACTTGCTAATTTAATCGGTACACCTGTTCACCAGCTTGTTAACGATAACACCTAGTCAGCCAGTCACATGATAGCACAGAAactttaggcatgtagacatggtcaagacaacctgATAAAGTTCAGAGGAAAATGGGCAGATTGCTTTGAGCCAACAGGGGGTAAACAGTAACCACTCAGTACAACCAATGTATGGAGAAGAGCATGTCTGAATGCATAACACATGCGATGCtagtgtaatggtgtgggggaatATTTTTTGCTGGCACACTTTGTGCCCCGTAGTACCAGCTGAACACTGTTTAAATGACACAGGCTTCCTGAGTACTGCTGCTGGTCCTGTCCATCTCTTTATGGCCCAAATGTACACTGACAGCCGCCTCCAGCAGTATAACATGCTCTGTTACAAGGCTCacatcatttcaaactggttcTTTGTTGCATTCACTGTACTCAAGTGGCCACCAGAGAGCAAATTATTATTGAAAAAAATTTGGGAttatattgatttattttgtgtatttttaaagttaagGGGACCTAATTAAACCTTTTATGGTTTGCTGAATCTAGTACTCCTGAAAAtatcataaaaaacaacaataaaaaaaaaaaaatggaaatctAAATTGGATTTTCAAGCTGCAACCGTTCTCAACTGATATTATGCTGCCCAGCATTGACAAGGGGTAGATACAGAGTGTGCAATATATTAACGGAAGTAGTACTCAATTTCAGAATTGAAATAGCTTTCACTATTactgaataatgaagaaactaCGACCACATTTCTCATTTGTAATAAATTTAAAACAGTCATCTGTGATGGATGTTTGCAATTCCCAGTCCAGATGGGGAGTGATTTTTCTCTGGGCATTTGTGTGAGGGCTCCGGGCAGCTTAAGACTATAAGAGAGCACAATGTGCAAATACTCAGCATAACTGTACTTATTAGGATCTAATAAAACCTAATCTGATCAGATTAGATCAGATCACCTGAGAGGGACAGATATCTTACCACGGTACAGACTGGACCATGTTTACTTGTGGACTTGAAGAGGGGACCGGTTGGACTTGCTCATCAGCTCTAGCTGCACTGCTGTCTTGTTCCTTATTCTTTTCCTGAATAAGCCGATTTGCAGCCTGGTAGAATTACACAAAAATATACACTTTTATATAGTGTAAGTGTAAAGACTTATGTTACAGACAAATCCACAATGTTTTGTTAATTGTTTTTCAACAGAATAAACAGAAGTCACAGGCAAACATTTCCTACTGATCACAAAgtagaaacaaacaaccaaaaaagaaaccaaaaaaacccccaaacaaactACAAAGCCTTTATCTTAAGTATAGCATTCATACCTTTTGGAGAAAGGGAACGCTTGATGGGCAGAGCCTTTCACAAAAAGCCAGCATCTCCATCTTGAACCGTGCAAAGTTGATTTGCTCAATTacttcatgctttttattttttgtgctgataagaCCCATGAACAGCATTCTCTACACAGAAcacaaatatttcattaatataAGACACTACATGAACACCTAAAAAACTTCATGAATCACCATCAATAATTTAGTATAATAATATTTTGGTGTTTACAGTTAAAGCTAAAAAGCCCCCCCCCATCTTCCGCAAGCATGATTTAACCAAGTACCCCTACTCTTATTGCTTTTACACAGCATTTTTATAACTACTAATTTTAACACTGTAAATAATGTCAAAATGGCAATCAATGTGAATAGAGTTACCAAGATAAAACAATCAAAGAATATTGCTtaaggaaaaatatgttttaattagTGAACTCACCCTGCCATCCATCTTCTTGGTAAAGTGCTTGTTCAGCACCTTTCCTGCTTTCTCAAATTTTCCATTCTTAATAGAAAGCATTATAATctaaagacagaaacaaataaCTTGTTGAAAAAACCTGattaatgtcttgatgcatgctcaatgatccaggtaagtaaattccaaaaggttgattctgttctgtGTAGTgttagtgggagaaacgtttcgtcactcatccacgTGACTTCGACAGTCTCAActactgcaggtttccccaaccttataaacagtacatttgcacaatagcTGATAGCATTCAGTGGGctgcactgaatgaacaatgggctgtgaggtacttggatgagtgatgaaatgtttctcccactgaaaatgctacatccagatgaacagaatcaacatttTGGGAAACCTgattaataatgtaaaaaaaatgaatttagctCAGGCTTAGTAAGTTCATGTATTCATCCtttggcacaaaaaaaaaaaaaaaaaaaaaaaaagatgtgtacACACG comes from Astatotilapia calliptera chromosome 1, fAstCal1.2, whole genome shotgun sequence and encodes:
- the LOC113024563 gene encoding telomeric repeat-binding factor 2-like isoform X1, with product MNMAAKENVNSRQFDTESVVNRWVVDYYLFLALELFKKEQYEDFCAITDVLDSVLVRPYGPIDFMPQKIQVWRFLCRINEGDKPAADTSSQSVCPLESALMLLESMSQEFSIPQQDYKNVCTSIKEMIIMLSIKNGKFEKAGKVLNKHFTKKMDGRRMLFMGLISTKNKKHEVIEQINFARFKMEMLAFCERLCPSSVPFLQKAANRLIQEKNKEQDSSAARADEQVQPVPSSSPQVNMVQSVPCKHSTIQRTRLEAAYKALATGLNERMFSQLEEEVETEDQESEHMCLQLSPDPKMDTNLDLEQEVLFQRDSGSPMEASPADQPPQADAVPQTQESSLSKTTSVPWNGQLYTLSRLVMEPDSQASSQCSKVSEELETEARVEEAPQTLALSNKRDSQCPVTDQEVSIPAPKRHRRTNRINRRVSTSFAELSAESEEDSPHSVASTAVSVKRHNQSSSSPTRNINKSKQSSSDSEGEPQKLSEPSVKVSPSLLPLHSVPQTSSTPHKDSAQLSNNSYSKKKSKKSIRLSSDSEEDPKEPVTCKKTPVQKPHKQLSSDPVDNQVNQDDTGDIHITDSSVESSPSQSPSHPIPQTISTPHKDSAQKNVHSHLEWKQRYHNAKETKEVWSDEELYFTSKKRSLDMSTISNSGQRKRKWTESETQKLKDGVKKFGEGNWSKIKAYYKFKDRTNVNLKDRWRTMKKSNIV
- the LOC113024563 gene encoding telomeric repeat-binding factor 2-like isoform X2, which gives rise to MSSKSVLVRPYGPIDFMPQKIQVWRFLCRINEGDKPAADTSSQSVCPLESALMLLESMSQEFSIPQQDYKNVCTSIKEMIIMLSIKNGKFEKAGKVLNKHFTKKMDGRRMLFMGLISTKNKKHEVIEQINFARFKMEMLAFCERLCPSSVPFLQKAANRLIQEKNKEQDSSAARADEQVQPVPSSSPQVNMVQSVPCKHSTIQRTRLEAAYKALATGLNERMFSQLEEEVETEDQESEHMCLQLSPDPKMDTNLDLEQEVLFQRDSGSPMEASPADQPPQADAVPQTQESSLSKTTSVPWNGQLYTLSRLVMEPDSQASSQCSKVSEELETEARVEEAPQTLALSNKRDSQCPVTDQEVSIPAPKRHRRTNRINRRVSTSFAELSAESEEDSPHSVASTAVSVKRHNQSSSSPTRNINKSKQSSSDSEGEPQKLSEPSVKVSPSLLPLHSVPQTSSTPHKDSAQLSNNSYSKKKSKKSIRLSSDSEEDPKEPVTCKKTPVQKPHKQLSSDPVDNQVNQDDTGDIHITDSSVESSPSQSPSHPIPQTISTPHKDSAQKNVHSHLEWKQRYHNAKETKEVWSDEELYFTSKKRSLDMSTISNSGQRKRKWTESETQKLKDGVKKFGEGNWSKIKAYYKFKDRTNVNLKDRWRTMKKSNIV